The sequence below is a genomic window from Ignavibacteriales bacterium.
ATTTATTTAGCATATCTATTGAATCTGTCTGACCTAAAACCATTGCTGAAAGAACTATCAAGTAAATGATTATGAGTTTATTATCAATTATTTTCAATTTATTCACCATCACTTTATTAAAATCATTTTTCTGATCTCAACAAACTCCCCAACCTTTAACTGGTAATAATAAATCCCACTTGCCAAATGCGTTCCATCAAACTCTATTTCATAACTGCCTGCATCTTTATACTCATTCACAGGGGTTGCAACTTCTCTTCCCAGCACATCATAAACTTTTAATGTTTGATGACTGCCGACTGGCGACTGCCAACTGATTATTGTCCTCGGGTTAAAAGGGTTTGGATAGTTTTGTTCTAACTTAAATTCAGTTGGTATCAGATCAGGGTCATCATCAATACCTACTACGAATGTTGTATCACCGTAAACAACACCATCAATAATCGCCCCCTTAAGTAAATTTTCTCCGCCTCCAAATTCATTAAACAAAGTCGAGGCAAGTCCTAACCCTTTAACTAATGTATGCTGGCAGGTACATGGGGCATATTCAAAATAAAATCTCATTGTGCGTAGTGTATCCCAAAACTGCGATTGTAGTTCATCCTGCAAAATGTAGTAGGGCTGCCCCTGATTCATCGGGTTATAAATCGTATCTCCGACTTCAGCATTTAAATTATAGAAAGGAAAATCCTGATTCAGTGTTTCCCAATATCTGTAAATGCTTCCTGTTATCGAATCTATCCTTAATAACATTTTTTGTTCGAAGACAATTTGGTTGCCTAAGTCATTTTCTAAAATGAAATATGGTTTAGTGTTTATTATTGTATCTCTTGTTACTTCCATTGTCCTGGTTCCAAGAAACTCATAAATTGGTGGACCGCCCCCTGTATATGATATTGAGTAGCTATTATAAACCCATTTGTTACGAACAGTAAGTGGAAACCAGGAGAATAAATCCGGTGTGACGGGTAAACTCTTAACAATAGTTATTTCAGAAGGAGTAATTTTATAAATCACATACGGCGTTGCGGCGTAAAGGATTTCATTTCCAGGTTTCTTATAAAGACCAACTATTTTGCTTATTAATGTTTTGTACAAGGTGAACGTATTTCCATTATCTACTGACTTATAGATCTTCTTACAGTCTGCGAGGTAAATTACACCTGATTGTACCGGATCAATTGTGATGAATATCGGGTTTTCACTTTGATAGGTTTTTGTCCAAGTAAACGCATCGCCTTTATTATTAGAAACATAACATGCATAACCACCATAAGTTTTATTTACCCTGTAAACATGATACTGATTTACATCGTAGAGAATTTTTGTATAGTCATCGAAGAAAACTTTAGATGTATCAACCAGCGCACCCCCTTTAACAAACCTGTTTTCAAAATCATACCCAAAGAATATATTATCATCGTACTCGGTTAGATTAAAAAATTCATAATCAGTAAGTAGAAGAATAGAATCTTCAGGAAATGTAAATCCGCCGTCAAAACTCCGTCTTATTGCATCTCCGACAAATGCAAAAACTTTAAGTGGATTTTGTTTCGATATATCAACCCGATAATATCCACCCATCCCGCTATATACGACAGTATCGTTCTTTGCTATGTATGAATGGTTATCAGGAAAAATTGTATAACCGACATTCATAAAATTTTCCGCATCGTTCGGGAAGAATTCAAAATCAAGAACGGCTTTTGCATTTTCTCCACCAGGCAAAGAGTGGTAGTGAGCATCCATTATAAAAGTTTCTGTCCCGGAGTTAACTTCGTATTTGTAAACCGGACTGTATCGAAATCCCTGCTCACCAAGCCGGTAAATAAGAAGCGTGTTCCCCTGCTGGTCTTCTACTCCATCCAATGAGTGAAATGTTTGAGCAGGTAGTGATGTTACAATGAACAAAACGAGTGCAGCAATTAATCTTTTCATTTTAACCCCTATAATGTTATTTGATCAAAATCATTTTTTTTGTTTGAATCAATTCACCAGCCTTTAATTGATCCGAATGGATCGCTATGCGATAATAATAAACCCCGCTTGCCAAATGCGTTCCATCAAACTCTACTTCATAACTACCAGCATCTTTATACTCATTGACAAGTGTTGCAACTTCTCTTCCCAACACATCATATACTTTTAATGTTTGATGACTGCCGACTGGTGACTGCCAACTGATCTTTGTGCTTGGGTTGAATGGGTTTGGGTAGTTTTGTTCTAACTTAAATTCAGTTGGTATTTGATCAGGGTCATCGTCGATACCTACCACGAATGTTGTATCACCGTAAACTGTTCCATTTATGACACATCCTTTTACCGTACTTTCGTGACCGAAAAAATCACAGAGGTAATCAATAAAAATTCCCAGCCCCTTTACTATCGTGTAACCTAACCCGAAATAGTTTCCAAATACTTTGTACGGCCGTTGTTCACCTAAAAATTCATCTGAATTTATTTCGAAACATACCAATAAAGAATTTTCATTTTCAGGGTATATATACATAGAGTCTCCAAGCTGCATCCTTAGATCAAACAGAAATATTTCTTCTTCGGCTGCAACACTGTATTGATAAACTATACCACTTATTGAGTCAATTCTTATCAAGGTTTCAACATCGGTCATCAGCGGCTGATTAAATCTTTCGTATTTAATATTGTTAATCAATGTATCGCCGGTTATTTGAATCATTTCATTATGACTTTGTTCGGGAGAACAAAATGAATCGAGTGTCCAGTAATTTCTTAGCCATCTGTTTGCTTGATGGATCGGGAACCATTCAAAAGCAGAAGTGTTTAAAGCAATTGACCTGATAGGATTTACTAGTCCATTGTTAACTTCATAGATGTGGTATTTAGTGGCAGCATAAATTTTATCTACACCGGGCTTCTTATAAATACCAACAACATTTTGATGAAATCCAGTTACATAATTAAAGTTCGTTCCAAAATTTGTTGATTTTAATACCAGGTTATTTTTTGAAATATAAATCTCACCCTGATTGTCAGAATCAACCGATACAAAAAATTTATTTTCATCATCATAAATCAAAAACCATGTGGATGCTTCACCCCTGTTGTTTGATCTGAATAGTTTATAGCTATTTCCCTCCTTGACAAACATATAAATAGTTGTACCGTTTGCATCGAAATAAAACTTGTAATACTTCGCATCAAAAGCTGTTGAGGTATTAACTAAATAACTTGTGATACCGCCGTCAGTTGATTTTATTAATCTTGATTGCGCGTCAAGTCCGAACATTTCATTTTCGTTATCAGGAAAAATATCGAGGAAATTAAAATTCCTTATTGAATCGACCGGCCAGGTTAAACCACCATCAAAACTTCTTAACAGACTGCCATCAGCTGCAAAACAATGTTGTGAATTTTGTCGGGAAATACTTACATAGTTAACCCAGCTTGTCCTTGAGGTCGGCACATAATCGTTATAGGACACATAACCGTATTGTGATGGTGTGTTTACTCGATAGCCGCAATTGATGTAATGATCCGGATTTCTAAAAGCAAAATCAAAATCCTCCACTGACTTAGAGTTTTCGTTACCCGAGGAATTGTAAATGTATGCGGAGATTAAAGGATCTTCTGTTCCATTCCCGGTGTTCAGTTTTCGTAATATATTATACTTAAACTCATTGGTACCGTATCTGAATACTAAATGTGTATTCCCCTGCTGATCCTCAATTCCATTCAATGAATGAAAAGAATTATATTCTTGGGAGTAAATAATTGAATTGATGAGTAACACGAGAAGTAACAATTTCTTTTTCATAGTCTACCCTTTGAATTGTTAATCAGGACTATTTTTGATTTGCTTTTTTGGTAACTGCAGGCAGCCTGATTTGCGGGTGCCCGAAAATTACCCTTTTCAATCCTTATGCTGACTTTCATACTATCCCCGGATAATACTAAATCAAACGTAAGTAAAAGAAGTGCCTAATTCAACAATTAAATTTTTCTTTGGCGGTTAAGCTCAAACAGGATAATGCCTGAAGCAACAGACACGTTTAGTGATTGGATTTTTCCTGACATAGGTATTTTAACCTTGTAGTCGCATAAGTCCGCAGTAAGTTTTCTGATACCTTTTTCTTCGTTGCCCATTATTAATGCGGTTGGAATTTTATAGTCAACTTCAGTATAGTCAACTGATTCACTCAATGTTGAACCAACAATCCAAAAGCCGTTTTCTTTTAGTTCCTTAATCATCTGTGAAATATTATTCACAACGCAAATCATAATATGCTCTGTTGCGCCGGCGGATGTTTTAACGACTGTATCATTTACTGATGCGCTGTTGTGACGCGTAATAAAAACTCCATCAACACCTGAACATTCAGCAGTCCTTAATATTGCACCCAGATTATGCGGATCCTGTATCTGGTCAAGTAAAAGTACAAGCGGATATTTTTTTTGCCGTGAGTATTTAATTATTTCCTGCGCAGTGTAAAATTTTTGAAATGCTTTTCGTGCAGCAACCCCCTGCGAGTTTTGATTTTTTACAAGTGCGT
It includes:
- a CDS encoding T9SS type A sorting domain-containing protein — its product is MNQGQPYYILQDELQSQFWDTLRTMRFYFEYAPCTCQHTLVKGLGLASTLFNEFGGGENLLKGAIIDGVVYGDTTFVVGIDDDPDLIPTEFKLEQNYPNPFNPRTIISWQSPVGSHQTLKVYDVLGREVATPVNEYKDAGSYEIEFDGTHLASGIYYYQLKVGEFVEIRKMILIK
- a CDS encoding T9SS type A sorting domain-containing protein; protein product: MQLGDSMYIYPENENSLLVCFEINSDEFLGEQRPYKVFGNYFGLGYTIVKGLGIFIDYLCDFFGHESTVKGCVINGTVYGDTTFVVGIDDDPDQIPTEFKLEQNYPNPFNPSTKISWQSPVGSHQTLKVYDVLGREVATLVNEYKDAGSYEVEFDGTHLASGVYYYRIAIHSDQLKAGELIQTKKMILIK
- the rlmB gene encoding 23S rRNA (guanosine(2251)-2'-O)-methyltransferase RlmB, producing MSLIVGRKPVLEAINSGEQIEQVYFLYGQQGGIVDVIRIAAKKRGIKCSEVQKDRFDALVKNQNSQGVAARKAFQKFYTAQEIIKYSRQKKYPLVLLLDQIQDPHNLGAILRTAECSGVDGVFITRHNSASVNDTVVKTSAGATEHIMICVVNNISQMIKELKENGFWIVGSTLSESVDYTEVDYKIPTALIMGNEEKGIRKLTADLCDYKVKIPMSGKIQSLNVSVASGIILFELNRQRKI